The Rattus rattus isolate New Zealand chromosome 1, Rrattus_CSIRO_v1, whole genome shotgun sequence genome includes a region encoding these proteins:
- the Ankrd24 gene encoding ankyrin repeat domain-containing protein 24, whose protein sequence is MKTLRARFKKTEVNLQKEARQLTERLWSGARVGSGGRHRLGSGGRHRERLCWRRLRLSPTDLSSCPPCGRCPIPKPAARGRRQGQDWGKSDQRLLQAVENNDVARVASLIAHKGLVPTKLDPEGKSAFHLAAMRGAAGCLEVMLAQGADVMSTDGAGYNALHLAAKYGHPECLKQLLEASCMVDIEDSSGWTALHHAAAGGCLSCSKLLCSFKAHMKPRDRSGATPLIIAAQMCHTDLCRLLLQQGAAANDQDLQGRTALMLACEGGSPETVEVLLQGGAQLGITDALGQDATHYGALTGDKLILQLLQESAQRPSPPNASLEDDSGEASSQNSASSHEKRGAHKKRKAPQPPAATPIPDDQDAYEEIVRLRQERGRLLQKIRGLEQHKEQRRRREAEASSVHSLERQVQELQQMLAEKQEEKESLGREVESLQSRLSLLESERGNTSYEEEGEMPDFPGAEALLSKNPSPSGEEIVASLQEQVAQLTRQNQELLEKVQILEEFEKDEAQLVEESQPEVVPLVLYESLRAELQQLQRQHTEAMHMLQLQQGEPPGTYGEETAYQEIKDKGITIQNGLGFQDLNGTTYTEATANGMEPQAGGSKGVGNTEAGASEAALIEPEAVGSEAKGKDGVAAEAMDTSVTMAEALNVKSVGDNAEREPVTAEDTGGKENPGMKADGVDVLQAGLTGTVTRNMEATGVRDTGVQATGVEVTAVKTTGVQATVAEVIGVKVTGVQTTAAEAIGVNDTTAEATEAEATGAQANCSKATEADSTGAQDTAMEPTRAQATVLDTTEAEANGTEDPCAAILHPGAAAAALQAELESRIRALEEALRRREQEAAAELEAARGRFAQAEAEAEEAARGRSRELEALRELLATATATGERARTEAAELRQQLAASEARVAELSSAQDAAREELERMRGASVPADEHEHALDALRDQVARLQAQLADLARRHEKTSAEVFQVQREALFMKSERHAAEAQLATAEQQLRGLRTEAERARQAQSRAQEALDKVKEKDKKITDLSKEVFTLKEALKVQQSTPASSKEQEEALRGQVTALQQQIQEEAQEHCTVVALYRTHLLYAIQGQMDEDVQCILSQILQMQRLQAQGR, encoded by the exons ATGAAGACCCTCCGGGCACGGTTCAAGAAGACAGAGGTGAACCTgcag AAAGAAGCTCGGCAGCTGACGGAGCGCCTGTGGAGTGGAGCCCGGGTGGGAAGTGGAGGGCGGCACCGATTGGGAAGTGGAGGGCGGCACCGAGAGCGTCTGTGCTGGCGCAGG CTCCGGCTCAGCCCCACTGACCTCAGCTCCTGCCCACCCTGTGGCCGGTGCCCTATCCCGAAACCCGCAGCCAGAGGCAGGCGCCAG GGCCAAGACTGGGGCAAAAGTGACCAGCGACTGCTCCAGGCTGTGGAGAACAACGATGTGGCCAGAGTGGCCTCGTTGATCGCCCACAAGGGGCTGGTGCCTACAAAACTGGACCCCGAGGGCAAGTCTGC GTTCCACTTAGCTGCCATGAGAGGTGCGGCCGGCTGTCTGGAAGTGATGCTGGCTCAAGGTGCTGATGTCATGAGCACGGATGGAGCAG GTTACAATGCCCTTCACCTGGCAGCCAAGTACGGGCACCCAGAGTGTCTGAAGCAGCTCTTGGAG GCTTCCTGCATGGTAGACATTGAGGACAGCAGTGGGTGGACAGCCCTTCACCATGCAG CAGCCGGTGGTTGTCTGTCCTGCTCAAAGCTGCTCTGTTCCTTTAAGGCACATATGAAGCCCCGGGATCGG TCGGGTGCCACGCCCCTCATCATAGCAGCTCAGATGTGTCACACAGATCTGTGCCGCCTCCTCCTACAGCAGGGAGCTGCCGCAAATGACCAGGACCTGCAAGGCAG GACAGCATTGATGCTGGCATGTGAGGGGGGCAGCCCCGAGACCGTTGAAGTACTGCTGCAGGGTGGAGCCCAGCTGGGCATCACCGATGCACTGGGTCAGGATGCCACTCACTATGGAGCTCTGACCGGAGACAAGCTCATCTTGCAGCTTCTACAGGAGTCTGCACAGCGCCCTTCACCTCCCAATG ccTCTCTAGAGGATGACTCCGGAGAGGCCTCATCTCAG AACTCAGCGTCCAGCCATGAGAAACGAGGAGCCCACAAGAAGAGGAAGGCACCCCAGCCTCCAGCCGCCACACCAATTCCT gacgATCAGGATGCTTATGAGGAGATCGTGCGcctgagacaggagagaggccggCTCCTGCAGAAGATCAGGGGCCTGGAACAGCACaaggaacagaggaggaggagggag gcagaggccagctcaGTGCACAGCCTGGAGAGACAG GTGCAGGAGCTgcaacagatgctggcagagaagcaggaggagaaggagagccTGGGCCGGGAGGTGGAGAGTCTGCAGAGTCGCCTGTCCCTGCTGGAG AGTGAGAGAGGAAACACAAGCtatgaggaggagggtgagatgCCTGACTTCCCAG GAGCCGAGGCACTGCTGTCAAAGAACCCGAGTCCATCAGGAGAGGAGATAGTGGCTTCCCTACAGGAGCAGGTGGCTCAGCTCACCAGGCAGAACCAGGAGCTGCTGGAAAAGGtccag atcctTGAGGAGTTTGAAAAGGATGAAGCGCAGTTGGTGGAAGAAAGTCAGCCTGAAGTTGTCCCCCTGGTCTTGTATGAATCCTTACGTGCAGAGCTTCAACAGCTTCAGAGGCAGCACACAGAGGCCATGCATATGCTGCAGCTGCAGCAGGGGGAGCCACCCGGAACTTATGGAGAAGAGACAGCAtaccaggaaatcaaggacaagGGAATCACTATCCAGAATGGACTCGGTTTCCAAGACCTTAATGGCACCACGTATACAGAAGCCACAGCAAATGGAATGGAACCCCAAGCAGGAGGCTCCAAGGGCGTCGGGAACACTGAAGCAGGGGCTTCAGAAGCAGCGCTCATAGAACCCGAGGCTGTAGGTTCAGAGGCCAAGGGGAAAGATGGAGTGGCAGCCGAGGCAATGGACACTAGTGTCACTATGGCTGAAGCCCTAAATGTAAAATCTGTAGGCGACAATGCTGAAAGAGAACCAGTGACTGCAGAAGATACTGGAGGAAAAGAGAACCCAGGAATGAAGGCTGATGGGGTGGATGTGTTACAAGCAGGGCTCACAGGAACAGTGACTAGAAACATGGAGGCCACCGGAGTGAGGGATACAGGAGTTCAGGCCACAGGAGTAGAGGTCACAGCAGTGAAGACCACTGGAGTGCAGGCCACAGTGGCGGAGGTTATAGGAGTTAAGGTCACAGGAGTGCAGACCACTGCGGCAGAAGCAATAGGAGTCAACGACACCACCGCGGAGGCCACGGAAGCGGAGGCTACGGGGGCGCAGGCCAATTGTTCGAAGGCCACGGAGGCAGACAGCACTGGAGCTCAGGACACGGCTATGGAGCCCACGAGAGCACAGGCCACTGTGTTAGATACTACGGAAGCCGAGGCCAACGGCACAGAGGACCCCTGCGCTGCGATTCTGCACCCGGGGGCAGCGGCCGCGGCGCTGCAGGCTGAACTGGAGAGCCGGATCCGTGCTCTTGAGGAGGCGCTACGTCGGAGGGAGCAGGAGGCTGCGGCCGAGCTGGAGGCAGCTCGGGGCCGTTTTGCGCAAgcggaggcagaggcggaggagGCGGCGCGGGGGCGGAGCCGCGAGCTAGAGGCGCTTCGGGAATTGCTGGCCACGGCCACGGCTACTGGCGAGCGCGCACGCACAGAGGCCGCCGAGTTGCGCCAACAACTAGCCGCCTCGGAGGCTCGGGTCGCCGAACTCAGCTCTGCCCAGGACGCTGCTCGTGAGGAGCTGGAGCGCATGCGCGGGGCCTCGGTTCCTGCGGACGAGCACGAGCACGCGCTGGACGCCCTGCGCGACCAAGTGGCTCGGCTGCAGGCGCAGCTGGCCGATCTGGCGCGCAGGCACGAGAAGACTAGCGCAGAGGTCTTCCAG GTGCAGCGTGAGGCATTGTTTATGAAGAGCGAGAGGCACGCAGCCGAGGCCCAGCTGGCCACGGCTGAGCAGCAGCTCCGGGGGCTTCGTACAGAGGCCGAGAGGGCGCGCCAGGCCCAGAGCCGTGCCCAGGAGGCCCTGGACAAAGTCAAGGAGAAGGACAAGAAG ATCACAGATCTGTCCAAGGAAGTCTTTACACTGAAGGAGGCTCTGAAGGTGCAGCAGTCCACTCCAGCCAGCtccaaggagcaggaggaggcccTGCGTGGTCAGGTGACAGCCTTGCAACAGCAGATACAG GAGGAGGCCCAGGAACACTGCACTGTGGTGGCTTTATACCGCACCCATCTCCTGTACGCCATTCAG GGACAGATGGACGAGGATGTACAGTGCATTCTCAGTCAGATCCTGCAGATGCAGCGGCTTCAGGCTCAGGGTCGCTGA
- the Sirt6 gene encoding NAD-dependent protein deacetylase sirtuin-6 isoform X1 has protein sequence MSVNYAAGLSPYADKGKCGLPEIFDPPEELECKVWELARLMWQSSTVVFHTGAGISTASGIPDFRGPHGVWTMEERGLAPKFDTTFENARPSKTHMALVQLERMGFLSFLVSQNVDGLHVRSGFPRDKLAELHGNMFVEECPKCKTQYVRDTVVGTMGLKATGRLCTVAKARGLRACRGELRDTILDWEDSLPDRDLTLADEASRTADLSVTLGTSLQIRPSGNLPLATKRRGGRLVIVNLQPTKHDRHADLCIHGYVDEVMCKLMKHLGLEIPTWDGPRVLEKALPPLPRPVAPKAEPPVHLNGSYKPKPDSPVPHRPPKRVKTEAAAS, from the exons ATGTCGGTGAATTATGCAGCAGGGTTGTCGCCATACGCGGATAAGGGCAAGTGCGGGCTGCCCGAG ATCTTCGACCCACCAGAGGAGCTGGAATGCAAGGTGTGGGAGCTGGCGCGGCTGATGTGGCAGTCCTCCACTGTGGTTTTCCACACTGGCGCAGGCATCAGCACCGCCTCCGGCATCCCCGACTTCAG GGGCCCCCATGGCGTGTGGACCATGGAGGAACGAGGCCTCGCCCCCAAGTTTGATACCACCTTTGAGAATGCCCGGCCCTCGAAGACCCACATGGCCCTTGTTCAGCTGGAACGCATGggcttcctcagcttcctggtcAGCCAGAATGTAGACGGGCTACATGTGCGCTCGGGCTTCCCCAG GGACAAGCTGGCCGAGCTGCACGGAAACATGTTTGTAGAGGAGTGCCCCAAGTGTAAGAC GCAGTACGTGAGAGACACAGTCGTGGGTACCATGGGCCTCAAGGCCACTGGCCGGCTCTGCACCGTGGCCAAGGCGAGGGGACTTCGGGCCTGTAG AGGGGAGCTGAGAGACACCATTCTGGACTGGGAGGACTCGTTGCCTGACCGGGACCTAACGCTCGCTGATGAGGCCAGCAG GACTGCAGACCTGTCTGTCACCCTGGGTACCTCACTGCAGATCCGCCCCAGCGGGAACCTGCCCCTTGCCACTAAGCGCCGAGGAGGCCGTCTGGTCATTGTCAACCTGCAACCCACAaaacat GACCGCCATGCTGACCTGTGCATCCACGGCTACGTGGATGAGGTGATGTGCAAGCTCATGAAGCATCTGGGGCTGGAGATCCCCACCTGGGATGGACCCCGAGTGCTAGAGAAAGCCCTGCCACCGCTGCCGCGCCCAGTAGCACCCAAGGCTGAGCCC
- the Sirt6 gene encoding NAD-dependent protein deacetylase sirtuin-6 isoform X2, with protein sequence MCKARRIFDPPEELECKVWELARLMWQSSTVVFHTGAGISTASGIPDFRGPHGVWTMEERGLAPKFDTTFENARPSKTHMALVQLERMGFLSFLVSQNVDGLHVRSGFPRDKLAELHGNMFVEECPKCKTQYVRDTVVGTMGLKATGRLCTVAKARGLRACRGELRDTILDWEDSLPDRDLTLADEASRTADLSVTLGTSLQIRPSGNLPLATKRRGGRLVIVNLQPTKHDRHADLCIHGYVDEVMCKLMKHLGLEIPTWDGPRVLEKALPPLPRPVAPKAEPPVHLNGSYKPKPDSPVPHRPPKRVKTEAAAS encoded by the exons ATGTGCAAAGCGCGTAGG ATCTTCGACCCACCAGAGGAGCTGGAATGCAAGGTGTGGGAGCTGGCGCGGCTGATGTGGCAGTCCTCCACTGTGGTTTTCCACACTGGCGCAGGCATCAGCACCGCCTCCGGCATCCCCGACTTCAG GGGCCCCCATGGCGTGTGGACCATGGAGGAACGAGGCCTCGCCCCCAAGTTTGATACCACCTTTGAGAATGCCCGGCCCTCGAAGACCCACATGGCCCTTGTTCAGCTGGAACGCATGggcttcctcagcttcctggtcAGCCAGAATGTAGACGGGCTACATGTGCGCTCGGGCTTCCCCAG GGACAAGCTGGCCGAGCTGCACGGAAACATGTTTGTAGAGGAGTGCCCCAAGTGTAAGAC GCAGTACGTGAGAGACACAGTCGTGGGTACCATGGGCCTCAAGGCCACTGGCCGGCTCTGCACCGTGGCCAAGGCGAGGGGACTTCGGGCCTGTAG AGGGGAGCTGAGAGACACCATTCTGGACTGGGAGGACTCGTTGCCTGACCGGGACCTAACGCTCGCTGATGAGGCCAGCAG GACTGCAGACCTGTCTGTCACCCTGGGTACCTCACTGCAGATCCGCCCCAGCGGGAACCTGCCCCTTGCCACTAAGCGCCGAGGAGGCCGTCTGGTCATTGTCAACCTGCAACCCACAaaacat GACCGCCATGCTGACCTGTGCATCCACGGCTACGTGGATGAGGTGATGTGCAAGCTCATGAAGCATCTGGGGCTGGAGATCCCCACCTGGGATGGACCCCGAGTGCTAGAGAAAGCCCTGCCACCGCTGCCGCGCCCAGTAGCACCCAAGGCTGAGCCC